One window of Uloborus diversus isolate 005 chromosome 3, Udiv.v.3.1, whole genome shotgun sequence genomic DNA carries:
- the LOC129218332 gene encoding uncharacterized protein K02A2.6-like, whose product MVPKQFQSRVLQELHEGHLGIVKMKAIARSFLFWKNIDKDIEEAVKNCVHCAQIKTDPQKAKVHHWEYPSKPWERLHVDFAGPLFGYMYLIIVDAHSKWLEVYPMKNTSALKTIECLRDCFARFGLPLMIVSDNGPQFKSDEFKIFLSRNGIKHRPSAPFKPSSNGQAERYVFTVKQSLRAMKEYPGTIQQKLSTFLMQYRK is encoded by the coding sequence ATGGTTCCAAAACAATTCCAGAGCCGGGTGCTACAGGAGTTACACGAAGGGCATTTAGGGATTGTAAAGATGAAAGCGATAGCAAGATCGTTCCTGTTTTGGAAGAACATAGACAAGGATATAGAAGAAGCAGTAAAGAATTGTGTCCACTGCGCGCAAATTAAAACAGATCCCCAAAAAGCCAAAGTCCACCATTGGGAGTACCCAAGCAAACCTTGGGAGAGGCTACATGTTGATTTTGCTGGGCCATTGTTCGGATATATGTATCTGATCATCGTGGATGCACATTCTAAATGGCTGGAAGTGTATCCAATGAAGAATACATCAGCATTGAAGACGATCGAATGTCTTAGGGACTGCTTCGCGAGGTTTGGACTTCCACTGATGATAGTTAGTGACAACGGGCCACAGTTCAAGTCCGATGAATTTAAGATCTTCCTGAGCCGGAACGGGATTAAGCATAGACCTTCAGCTCCATTCAAGCCTTCCAGCAATGGTCAAGCTGAAAGGTATGTGTTTACCGTCAAGCAATCTCTTCGCGCCATGAAGGAGTACCCCGGCACCATCCAGCAAAAGCTCAGCACCTTCCTGATGCAGTATAGGAAGTAG